The following are from one region of the Acidobacteriota bacterium genome:
- the cas7u gene encoding type I-U CRISPR-associated protein Cas7, which yields MSVDLSALNDVNRVLFAIPLVPLQGHRFQPTGFPSLGAATFQTRHGTSLLVESAQSMANHLELTLWDEAANDLKPDFAGLSHVRVLRHGAFLTDSVLESHRINSPYILEGADKTFFLKIKGEFAVLETGPINRRKLTEVLLKYDIGSLLHGVFLAKKELAGGRLRLSRAVEAFIEADGVRTAASGGVKNDHVNPSGDTKTGFGNVPFARDEFTADALTLYVKLDLAQIRGYGLGAGAENLLVLLALYKLRALLDGNLRLRTACDLRVATGTVVATLPSGYVLPSSRDLLDALRPAITACSDLMTVSEVTFNDELKKGKEKEGGESEEAETGEE from the coding sequence ATGTCCGTCGACCTTTCCGCTCTCAACGATGTAAACAGGGTGCTCTTTGCGATACCGCTCGTTCCGCTTCAGGGACACCGCTTTCAGCCGACCGGTTTCCCGTCTCTCGGCGCGGCCACTTTTCAGACACGGCACGGCACGTCGCTCCTCGTCGAAAGCGCGCAAAGCATGGCCAACCACCTGGAACTGACCCTCTGGGACGAGGCCGCCAACGACCTCAAACCGGATTTCGCCGGCCTTTCCCATGTGCGCGTCCTGCGTCACGGCGCCTTCCTCACCGACAGCGTTCTTGAATCCCACCGCATCAACAGCCCGTACATTCTGGAGGGGGCGGATAAAACCTTTTTCCTAAAGATAAAGGGAGAGTTCGCCGTTTTGGAAACCGGCCCCATCAACCGGCGGAAATTGACCGAGGTGCTGCTGAAATATGATATCGGTTCGCTGTTGCATGGCGTCTTTCTGGCTAAAAAGGAACTGGCGGGCGGGCGTTTGAGGCTCTCCCGGGCGGTTGAGGCTTTCATCGAGGCGGACGGGGTCAGGACCGCCGCGTCCGGCGGGGTCAAGAACGACCATGTCAACCCTTCGGGAGACACGAAGACCGGCTTCGGCAATGTCCCGTTCGCCCGGGACGAATTCACCGCCGACGCCCTTACCCTGTACGTCAAGCTCGATCTCGCCCAGATCCGCGGCTACGGCCTTGGCGCCGGTGCGGAGAACCTCCTCGTCCTGCTGGCCCTGTACAAGTTGAGGGCCCTTCTGGATGGAAACCTGAGATTGCGGACCGCTTGCGACCTGCGCGTCGCGACCGGGACCGTCGTCGCCACCCTGCCCTCGGGATATGTGCTGCCCTCGTCCCGGGACTTGTTGGATGCCTTGCGCCCCGCCATCACCGCCTGCTCGGACCTGATGACCGTCAGCGAAGTCACCTTCAACGACGAATTGAAGAAAGGTAAGGAGAAAGAGGGCGGCGAAAGTGAAGAGGCCGAAACCGGCGAGGAGTGA
- the cas5u6u gene encoding type I-U CRISPR-associated protein Cas5/Cas6, which translates to MPTLILTFPGRCYHATPWGHHVNEGLIEWPPSPWRLIRALICVGYAKGLWGGGGPPAHVRRLFDKLAGDLPVYSLPGAIGTHSRHYMPQARFKNGREETTLVFDTWARIDHGALAVSWNVDLDEEERPLLAALAEKLGYLGRAESWVEAKLAREGETVPESNCFPGSSPPGPGWEQVPLLAPLPGEAAYAGWRREAVEALLAGFAEGAESGKAGRENKKLLEQREKALEPYPSDLLDALQKETAWMRNFGWNQPPGSRRVFYWRRRDAFRVGAPVEGRAPYPPPVKAMLLSMATRTGNRQALPSVIHSLIQGERLHKALVAVAGEHNRALSGCDEDGRPLHSRHEHAHFLPLDLDGDGHLDHFVVWAPMGLDGLAQRAVRAVRKTYAKNVESLHLALAASCNEMSELLALEGRYGDGLRALLGGIGGATEWVSRTPFVPPRHLKPRGKNSLEGQIAAELASRRFPVPSDIVVIDPHADPDGLRHRHFTRLRRNAPSTGFFESRP; encoded by the coding sequence ATGCCGACCTTGATCCTGACTTTCCCCGGCCGGTGCTATCACGCCACGCCGTGGGGTCATCACGTCAACGAAGGGCTCATCGAGTGGCCCCCGTCACCATGGCGGCTGATCCGGGCACTGATCTGCGTCGGCTATGCCAAGGGCTTGTGGGGCGGCGGCGGGCCGCCCGCTCACGTCCGCCGCCTCTTCGACAAGTTGGCGGGGGACCTCCCGGTCTACAGCCTGCCCGGGGCCATCGGGACGCACAGCCGCCACTACATGCCGCAGGCCCGCTTCAAGAACGGGCGCGAGGAGACAACGCTGGTCTTCGACACCTGGGCGCGGATCGACCACGGCGCGTTGGCCGTCAGCTGGAATGTCGATCTGGATGAAGAAGAACGCCCGCTCCTGGCCGCACTGGCCGAAAAACTCGGCTATCTCGGGCGGGCCGAAAGCTGGGTCGAGGCGAAGCTGGCCAGGGAAGGGGAAACCGTGCCGGAGAGCAACTGTTTTCCCGGATCGTCGCCGCCGGGCCCGGGATGGGAACAGGTGCCGCTCCTCGCGCCGCTGCCCGGCGAGGCGGCCTACGCCGGGTGGCGTCGGGAGGCCGTGGAGGCGTTGCTGGCGGGCTTCGCGGAAGGGGCCGAGTCTGGAAAGGCGGGGCGTGAGAACAAGAAGCTCCTTGAACAAAGGGAAAAAGCGCTGGAGCCCTATCCTTCCGATCTGCTCGACGCCCTGCAGAAAGAGACTGCCTGGATGCGTAACTTCGGCTGGAACCAGCCTCCCGGAAGCCGCCGCGTCTTTTACTGGCGCAGACGCGACGCGTTCAGGGTCGGCGCTCCCGTCGAGGGCAGGGCGCCGTACCCGCCGCCGGTCAAGGCCATGCTCCTGTCGATGGCCACCCGAACCGGAAACCGGCAGGCGTTGCCGTCGGTCATCCATTCCCTGATCCAGGGGGAACGCCTGCACAAAGCTCTGGTTGCCGTCGCCGGGGAGCACAACCGCGCCCTGTCCGGTTGCGACGAGGACGGCAGACCACTCCACAGCCGTCACGAGCACGCCCATTTCCTGCCGCTCGATCTCGACGGCGACGGGCATCTCGACCATTTCGTCGTCTGGGCGCCCATGGGGCTCGACGGGTTGGCGCAGAGGGCGGTGCGCGCCGTCCGCAAGACTTACGCGAAAAATGTCGAGTCGCTCCATCTGGCCCTGGCGGCCTCCTGCAACGAGATGAGCGAACTCCTGGCGCTGGAGGGACGGTACGGTGACGGTCTGCGCGCGCTGCTCGGCGGCATCGGCGGCGCGACCGAATGGGTCAGCCGTACCCCGTTCGTACCGCCGCGCCATCTCAAGCCGCGCGGCAAGAACAGCCTGGAAGGGCAGATTGCGGCGGAACTGGCGTCGAGAAGGTTCCCCGTACCCTCCGACATCGTGGTGATCGACCCGCATGCCGACCCGGACGGCCTTCGGCACCGGCACTTCACGCGCCTTCGCAGGAACGCTCCTTCGACAGGTTTTTTTGAGAGTCGGCCGTGA